A stretch of the Medicago truncatula cultivar Jemalong A17 chromosome 5, MtrunA17r5.0-ANR, whole genome shotgun sequence genome encodes the following:
- the LOC11442621 gene encoding glutamate--cysteine ligase, chloroplastic translates to MVHGCKPKEKWRIGTEHEKFGFEFDTLRPINYQQISALLNGIAARFDWDKIMEGDNIMGLKTGNQSISLEYGGQIELSGAPLKTLHQTYDEINSHLYQAKTVAEEMGIGFLGLGFLPKWRQEDIPLVPKVRYDILRNYFNKFGSNGINTLLMTCSIQVNLDFSSEADMINKMRASLALQPLSTALFANSPFKQGVPNGYVSLRSHLLGQDDICRNGMLPFAFHDTFGFEQFIDYALDVPMVFIYRKNRYIACGGMSFRDFMAGKLPAFQGQLPTLRDWENHLSTIYPEVRLRRYMEMRGADVVPQSMLCAPPAFWVGLLYDEVSLHNVLDMIADWTTEDRQYLRNQVPFTGLKTLFQGRLLQHVAEDVLKWAKAGLERRCLNESIFLDPLIEVVGTGMTPADKLLEMYNKKWGSNIDPVFRECCY, encoded by the exons ATGGTACATGGATGCAAACCTAAGGAAAAATGgag AATAGGCACAGAACATGAGAAGTTTGGTTTTGAGTTTGATACTTTACGTCCAATAAACTACCAACAAATATCAGCTCTACTCAATGGCATTGCTGCGAGGTTTGATTGGGATAAAATTATGGAAGGTGACAATATCATGGGACTCAAAACC GGTAATCAAAGCATATCATTGGAATATGGTGGTCAAATTGAACTTAGTGGTGCGCCTTTGAAAACATTGCATCAGACTTATGACGAGATTAATTCACACCTCTATCAG GCCAAAACTGTTGCAGAGGAAATGGGAATTGGATTTTTAGGATTAGGTTTTCTGCCTAAATGGAGACAGGAAGACATACCACTAGTGCCCAAG GTACGTTACGATATTTTGCGAAATTACTTCAATAAATTTGGGTCAAATGGTATCAACACATTATTAATGACATGCTCTATTCAG GTCAACCTTGACTTCAGTTCTGAAGCAGACATGATCAATAAAATGCGAGCCAGTCTTGCTTTACAACCT TTATCAACTGCATTATTTGCGAATTCACCTTTCAAGCAAGGAGTTCCAAATGGTTATGTCAGCTTAAGAAG CCATTTGTTGGGTCAAGATGACATATGTCGCAATGGAATGCTCCCATTTGCTTTTCATGATACTTTTGG GTTTGAGCAATTTATTGACTATGCTCTTGATGTACCGATGGTATTTATTTATCgaaaaaatagatatattgCTTGTGGTGGCATGTCATTCCGG GACTTCATGGCTGGTAAACTCCCTGCTTTTCAGGGTCAATTGCCAACACTCAGAGATTGGGAAAATCATCTCTCAACAATATATCCTGAG GTTAGACTAAGGAGATACATGGAAATGAGAGGTGCTGATGTGGTCCCTCAGAGCATGCTATGTGCTCCACCAGCTTTTTGG GTAGGTCTACTATATGATGAGGTTTCATTACATAATGTCCTGGATATGATTGCTGATTGGACCACCGAAGACAGACAATATTTAAGAAATCAG gtTCCTTTCACCGGTTTAAAGACTCTGTTTCAAGGAAGATTGTTGCAACACGTTGCTGAGGATGTGTTGAAGTGGGCAAAG gCTGGCTTGGAAAGAAGATGCTTAAATGAATCCATTTTTTTGGATCCATTGATTGAAGTGGTTGGAACAG GTATGACACCAGCTGATAAGCTTTTGGAGATGTACAACAAGAAGTGGGGAAGCAACATTGATCCTGTGTTTAGAGAGTGTTGCTACTGA
- the LOC11437224 gene encoding glutamate--cysteine ligase, chloroplastic-like codes for MGLLSMKGTLGSSSMVLGKVESNRREEDAYFKLSSLYSGSVHYKFLYKDREILKCKKERNVIVATGPAIEAPVIATEPLTKDDLIDYMVSGCKPKEKWRIGTEHEKFGFEFDTLRPIKYKQISPLLNGIAERFHWDKIMEGDNVIGLKTGKQSISLEPGGQIELSGAPFKTLHETYDEINLHLYQAKTVAEEMRIGFMGLGFQPKWRLGDIPKVPKVRYNIMQNYFSKFGLLAVQSLLMTCSVQVNLDFSSEADMVKKMRAGLALQPLATALFSNSPFKQGAPNGYVSFRSHVNGQVDKRRTGMLPFVFYDTFGFEQFVDYALDVPMIFVYRKNKYIPCGGMSFRDFMAGKLPAIRGQVPTISDWENHLTTIFPEVRLKKYMEMRGADGGPLNMLCALPAFWVGLLYDEVSLHNVLDMIADWTDEDKQYLRNQVPFTGLKTPFQGRLLQHVAEDVLKWAKDGLDRRCLNESIFLDPLIEVVGTGMTPAEKLLEMYNNKWGSNIDSVFRECCY; via the exons ATGGGACTCCTTAGTATGAAAGGGACATTAGGATCATCATCCATGGTTTTAGGGAAAGTTGAGTCAAACCGAAGGGAAGAAGatgcatattttaaattatcttcCCTATATAGTGGTTCAGTCCATTATAAGTTTTTGTACAAAGATAGAGAGATATTAAAATgcaaaaaagagagaaatgttATTGTTGCAACTGGACCAGCCATAGAGGCTCCTGTTATTGCAACTGAGCCATTAACAAAAGATGATTTAATTGACTACATGGTATCTGGTTGCAAGCCTAAGGAAAAATGGAG AATAGGCACAGAACATGAGAAGTTTGGTTTTGAGTTTGATACTTTACGTCCAatcaaatacaaacaaatatcaCCTTTACTTAATGGCATTGCTGAAAGGTTTCATTGGGATAAAATTATGGAAGGTGACAACGTCATAGGACTCAAAACT GGGAAGCAAAGCATATCATTGGAGCCTGGTGGACAAATTGAGCTTAGTGGTGCTCCTTTCAAAACATTGCATGAGACTTATGATGAGATTAACTTGCACCTCTATCAG GCTAAAACTGTTGCAGAGGAAATGAGAATTGGATTTATGGGATTAGGTTTTCAGCCTAAATGGAGACTAGGAGACATACCTAAAGTACCTAAg GTACGTTACAACATTATGCAAAATTACTTCAGTAAATTTGGGTTACTTGCTGTTCAATCATTGTTAATGACATGCTCAGTTCAG GTAAATTTGGACTTCAGTTCTGAAGCAGACATGGTCAAGAAAATGCGCGCCGGTCTAGCTTTGCAGCCG TTAGCAACAGctttattttcaaattcaccTTTCAAGCAAGGAGCTCCAAACGGTTATGTCAGCTTTAGAAG CCATGTGAATGGTCAGGTTGATAAACGCCGTACTGGAATGCTCCCGTTTGTTTTTTATGATACTTTTGG GTTTGAGCAGTTTGTTGATTATGCTCTTGATGTACCAATGATATTTGTGTatcgaaaaaataaatatattccaTGTGGTGGCATGTCATTCCGG GACTTCATGGCCGGTAAACTCCCTGCCATTCGAGGTCAAGTGCCAACAATCAGTGATTGGGAGAATCACCTCACAACAATATTTCCTGAG GTCAGGCTAAAGAAGTACATGGAAATGAGAGGTGCTGATGGGGGGCCTTTGAATATGTTATGTGCTTTGCCTGCTTTTTGG GTAGGTCTACTATATGATGAGGTTTCACTACATAATGTTCTAGATATGATTGCGGACTGGACCGATGAAGACAAACAATATTTGAGGAATCAG GTTCCTTTTACCGGGTTAAAGACTCCATTTCAAGGTAGATTGTTGCAACATGTTGCTGAAGATGTGTTGAAGTGGGCAAAG gatGGCTTGGACAGAAGATGCTTAAATGAATCCATTTTCCTGGATCCATTGATTGAAGTGGTTGGAACAG GTATGACACCGGCTGAAAAGCTTTTGGAGATGTACAATAACAAGTGGGGAAGCAACATAGATTCTGTGTTTAGAGAGTGTTGCTACTGA